From one Chthonomonadales bacterium genomic stretch:
- a CDS encoding RDD family protein, with protein sequence MSRYIEFPTPENVEVGYELAGIGSRFVAALIDHLAQLGLFAGAAVVAVLLGGGLAGLRPLLGGSAPLWAVALLVLWGFVVLFGYHVFYELRWAGQSPGKRYAGIRVVRDGGYPIDVYASVVRNLVRIVDFLPPPYGAAIISVFASAEYKRLGDWAAGTLVIKESHAAFVGGRSGSPSPMVAHFLSLVHSADALTLEEFTTIRRFVERRNELEIPVQAHLAMRLAVPLMRKLRLDIPIAVQWHYADLLEAIERRYVQERGVL encoded by the coding sequence ATGAGCCGCTACATCGAGTTCCCGACGCCCGAGAACGTGGAGGTCGGCTACGAGCTGGCCGGGATCGGCTCGCGCTTCGTGGCCGCGCTGATCGACCACCTGGCGCAACTCGGGCTGTTCGCCGGCGCAGCGGTGGTCGCCGTGCTGTTAGGCGGGGGGCTGGCCGGGCTCCGGCCCTTGCTTGGCGGCAGCGCTCCCCTCTGGGCGGTCGCGTTGCTCGTGCTGTGGGGTTTCGTCGTGCTGTTCGGCTACCATGTCTTCTACGAGTTGCGCTGGGCGGGCCAGTCGCCAGGGAAACGGTATGCCGGGATCCGCGTGGTGCGCGACGGCGGCTATCCCATTGACGTCTACGCCTCCGTCGTCCGCAACCTGGTGCGCATCGTCGATTTCCTTCCGCCGCCCTACGGTGCGGCCATCATTTCGGTGTTCGCGAGCGCCGAGTACAAGCGGCTGGGCGACTGGGCCGCGGGGACGCTCGTCATCAAGGAGTCGCACGCGGCCTTCGTGGGCGGGCGGAGCGGTTCTCCCTCCCCCATGGTGGCGCATTTCCTGTCGCTCGTCCACAGTGCCGACGCGCTGACCCTCGAGGAGTTCACCACGATTCGCCGCTTCGTCGAGCGGCGGAACGAGCTCGAGATCCCGGTGCAGGCGCACCTTGCCATGCGTCTGGCGGTCCCGCTGATGCGGAAACTCAGACTGGACATCCCGATCGCAGTGCAGTGGCACTACGCCGATCTGCTTGAGGCCATCGAGCGCCGCTACGTCCAGGAGCGCGGCGTGCTGTGA
- a CDS encoding phytanoyl-CoA dioxygenase family protein: MCDSTPLLGDYPALRARLSDEGYLLLRGFHDPARVLAARRTIIGSLDANGQIDRRHPPMDGVMAGGARGAFLGGSRALTRTPEFLALVESERVMGFFAGLLEGDVLTFDYKWLRVVASGDFTGAHYDIVYMGRGTTDLYTVWTPLGDVPFALGPLAVLAGSHRLERVRDTYGKMDVDRDHVTGAFSNDPVALVDRYGGTWRTAEFRAGDALVFGMFTMHASIANTSDRYRLSCDTRYQRADEPVDERWIGENPIAHYAWTKGETVPMEEKRQEWRV; the protein is encoded by the coding sequence ATGTGCGACTCCACGCCGCTGCTCGGCGACTACCCCGCGCTGCGCGCGCGCCTGTCTGACGAAGGCTATCTGCTGCTTCGCGGATTCCACGATCCTGCCCGCGTGCTGGCCGCGCGCCGGACGATCATTGGCAGTCTGGATGCCAACGGGCAGATCGACCGCCGCCATCCTCCGATGGACGGGGTGATGGCCGGGGGCGCGCGCGGCGCCTTTCTGGGCGGCTCCAGGGCGCTCACGCGCACCCCGGAGTTCCTGGCACTGGTCGAGTCCGAGCGCGTGATGGGGTTCTTTGCCGGGTTGCTCGAGGGCGACGTGCTGACGTTCGACTACAAGTGGCTGCGGGTGGTGGCTTCGGGCGACTTCACCGGAGCGCACTACGACATCGTGTACATGGGCCGCGGCACCACCGATCTCTACACTGTCTGGACGCCGCTTGGCGATGTGCCCTTTGCCCTGGGGCCACTGGCGGTGCTCGCCGGCTCCCATCGCCTCGAGCGGGTGCGCGACACCTACGGGAAGATGGACGTGGACCGCGACCATGTCACCGGCGCGTTTTCGAACGACCCGGTCGCGCTCGTGGACCGGTACGGCGGCACGTGGCGCACGGCTGAGTTCCGCGCCGGCGATGCGCTCGTTTTCGGCATGTTCACCATGCACGCCTCGATCGCGAACACCTCGGACCGGTACCGCCTGAGCTGCGACACTCGCTACCAGCGCGCCGATGAGCCCGTCGATGAGCGCTGGATCGGCGAGAACCCGATCGCGCACTATGCCTGGACGAAGGGGGAGACGGTTCCGATGGAGGAGAAGCGGCAAGAATGGCGCGTGTGA
- a CDS encoding stage II sporulation protein M, with translation MDEREFVQSRQATWQRLGAILEKATTGRGVRCLDAGELRELGPLYRRAAADLAYARAHAITGSLVTHLNHLVARSYGLLYQADTRSWSGLRRFFTEEFPRTFRRRLPEFGVAVLALVVGFLVSYSLVAASRANIDLFVPPGSDFRSSLEAWTSGKTSDGRPDGEAAVFASFLMTNNIRVSFVAFALGIAGGVLTVALIFYNGCMLGAFAGATLHAHQLGGFWAGVAPHGVVELSETCIAGAAGIALGWALLAPGPYRRRDALVLAARDAVRLILGGIALLIFAGVVEAFISHSAMPRAAKIAFGLASGVALYGYLFASGRGVEPERDSLEPPSRALTGASAPSPPGTG, from the coding sequence GTGGACGAACGCGAATTCGTGCAGAGCCGCCAGGCGACATGGCAGCGGCTCGGCGCCATCCTCGAGAAGGCCACGACGGGGCGCGGCGTGCGGTGCCTGGATGCGGGCGAGCTGCGCGAGCTCGGCCCGCTCTACCGCCGCGCCGCCGCCGACCTCGCTTACGCCCGCGCCCATGCCATCACCGGCTCGCTCGTCACCCACCTCAACCACCTCGTCGCGCGAAGCTACGGCCTCCTCTATCAGGCCGACACGCGGAGCTGGTCCGGCCTCCGGCGCTTCTTCACCGAGGAGTTCCCCCGCACCTTCCGCCGCCGCCTGCCGGAGTTCGGCGTCGCGGTCCTGGCGCTCGTGGTTGGCTTCCTCGTGAGCTACAGCCTCGTCGCCGCTTCCCGCGCCAACATCGACCTTTTCGTTCCACCGGGAAGCGACTTCCGGTCGTCGCTGGAGGCGTGGACATCCGGCAAGACGAGCGACGGACGCCCGGACGGCGAGGCCGCCGTCTTCGCCAGCTTCTTGATGACCAACAACATCAGGGTGAGCTTCGTCGCCTTCGCGCTGGGGATCGCCGGCGGCGTGCTGACCGTCGCCCTCATCTTCTACAACGGCTGCATGCTCGGCGCCTTCGCGGGCGCCACGCTGCACGCGCACCAACTCGGCGGCTTCTGGGCGGGCGTGGCCCCGCACGGCGTGGTGGAGCTGAGCGAGACCTGCATCGCGGGCGCGGCCGGCATCGCGCTGGGCTGGGCGCTCCTGGCGCCCGGCCCCTACCGCCGCCGCGACGCGCTCGTGCTCGCCGCGCGCGACGCCGTCAGGCTCATCCTCGGCGGCATCGCGCTGCTGATCTTCGCGGGCGTCGTGGAGGCGTTCATCTCCCACTCCGCCATGCCGCGCGCCGCCAAGATCGCGTTCGGCCTTGCCTCGGGCGTGGCGCTGTATGGCTATCTCTTCGCCTCGGGCCGAGGCGTGGAGCCGGAGCGCGATTCCCTCGAGCCGCCCTCGCGCGCGCTCACAGGAGCATCCGCTCCTTCACCTCCAGGTAC